The nucleotide sequence TCATTCCTGAAAAATCAGCTCAAACTTATTAGACCTTCCGTTTATTCGAAGGTCCTTTTTATGGAAAAAAAACAACTTGGAGCCTTCGAAGTGTCAGGCTGCCAAGTTGACTCTTATTATTTTTGATAAGCTTTACATGCTTCTTCTAAATCTGCAAGCACCCGATCCATGTCCTCCCATTTATAAATCGAAGCTCCAGATGCTAATGGATGTCCTCCTCCATCATATTTCGCTGCGATTTCGTTGATAACGGGACCCTTGGAACGGAGGCGAACCCGAATTAATTCATCTTCCTCCACGAAAAACGCCCAGGATAAGACGCCTTCTACGTCTCCTAAAATACCTACTAGCTGACTAGTTTCCATTGCCGAAATGCCGAATTTTTCAAGTGTATCTTTATCAATTCGAATGGCACAAACTCCCGCTTCTGAAACCTCAATATGCTGTAAGATATACCCCTTGAACTTGGCGACATGCTGGGCTGTCGTATAAATCCCATCATACAGAGTAGAGCGATCAAAATCATATGTAACAAGGTCTGCTGCATACTGGAACGTTTTAGATGTCGTACTCGGAAAGAGAAATCGACCTGTATCTCCTACAATTCCACCATATAAAAGACGAGCTGCTTCTGCCGTACAGACGAAGCCTTTCTCTTTTCCTACTAGGTATAGCTCATAAATTAATTCACTTGTGGAACTAGCATTTGTGTCCACCCATATAATATCTCCGTAAGGATCCACATTTGGATGGTGGTCAATCTTAATGATTTCTTTTCCTTTCCCATAACGTTGATCGGAAACTCGAGCTTGATTCGCCGTATCACAGACAATCACTAAGGCATCCCGATAAACTTCATCCTCAATATCATCCATTTCTGCTAAAAAGCTTAAAGATGGATCCTCATCGCCAACTAAATACACCTTTTTCTTTGGAAAACTTCCTTTAATAATCTCCGCTAACCCTTTTTGTGAACCAAATGCATCAGGATCTGGACGCACGTGACGATGGATGATAATGGTTTCATACTGTTTGATTTTTTCTAATATAGAAGTTATCATATTATCCCTCGTTTCCTTTTTCTAGTATATACCGCTTGTTTCTCTAGTAAAAGCTTTAAAAAAACGCTAAAATGGGTAAGGTAGTTTGATATTAGTTAGGAGTAGATAAATATGGTCATATTTCCCATTATAATTGTTCTTTCCTTCGTATTATACATCTATTACAAAGTAGCCATCATTCGAACAAACGAACCTTTATTTCAGCATTATTATCAATCTAAAAGTAAGATATGCTTAGGTATTTTTGTTTTCTTCTTTGGAATAAACCAGTACTTATTTTATGAAACTCGTTTATCCCTTTTCATTGGTATCTTATTTCTTGTTATCGGTGGACTTCAGGCTTGGGATGGGATAAAGAGAACTCGTTTCTACCGAGAACAAGCCCAATCCTTAGAAGCATATGAAGAATGACGATAAGGCTCTTGAAAAAGGGCCTTTTAATGTTTATAGAATAACTAGTGCTAAAAGGCTAGCTCTCCTTAGCGATCAATTAATTGTGCCATAAGAAGTGCCTTCCCTACTAATATCTTTTCGTTAAAAACTTCTACATCCACTTTCGCAAACTTTCTGCTCACTTCCAATAAACGAGGTCTAATATCCAAACGACTATCCAACTGAACCGGTTTAATAAAATAAATCGATAAATTTTCTACAACCAGATTCCCTTTTTTGAATTGACGGAGTAATCGACTACTAGCCTCGGTGACAAAAGATGTAAAAACGCCATAGGACAAAGAGCCCAGCTGATTGGTCATTTGTGGAGTAACTTGGGCTTGATAAACGGTTCCATGTGTTTCATCTTGAACGACCTCAATCCTACTTGTAGCAATATCTTCGATTGTCTCCCCTACTTGCGGCTGACGCTGAATATGCTGCAATGCCTTTAACACATCCTGTCTGGAAATCAATCCAGCCAAACGGTGGTGAGAATCAACAACCGGCATAATTTCGATCCCTTCCCACACCATCATGTGCGCAGCATACGCTAACGAGGTTTCCTTTTGAACCGTCATTGGGTTCTTCGTCATTACCTTTTCTACGGTTAATGTACGATCTTTATCAATTACATCCTTAGATGTAATCATCCCGATCACTCGGTGATTATCATCTAAAACGGGGAATCTGCTGTGCTTCGTCGTTTCGTTCAACTTATACCATTTTTCCAATGAATCACCTTGTGTTACATAATAGGCGTCCTCTAAAGATGTGTAAATATCTTCTACTAATACGATTTCCTTCTTTATTAACTGATCATAGATGGCACGATTAATCATGGCCGCCACTGTGAACGTATCATAACTCGTGGACATAATAGGAAGCTTTTTCTCATCCGCAAGTTTTTTAACATGTTCATCTGTATCGAAGCCACCGGTGATGAGTACCGCCGCTCCCTCTTTTAATGCTAACTCGTGAGCCTCGGTTCGGTTTCCGATGATTAATAAGGAATCTTTCTCCGTGTACCTCATCATTGCATCAAGCTTCATTGCACCAATAACAAATTTATTCAGGGTTTTATAAAGCCCTTCTCTGCCACCTAAAACTTGCCCATCGACAATGCTAATGATTTCCGCAAATGTCAGGTTTTCAAAGTTTTCTTTTTTCTTTCTTTCAATCCGGATGGTCCCGACTCGTTCTATGGTACTTACAAGTCCTTGGTTTTCCGCTTCTTTAATTGCTCTATAAGCAGTTCCTTCACTCACATCAAGTTCTTTCGCAATTTGTCTCACGGATATTTTATTTCCAACGGTTAAAGTTTCTATAAATTCGAGGATTTGTTCATGTTTGGTTGCCAAATCGTTCACCAATCTTTCAACTGTACTAATTCAACTATATGTTATGTATTATACAGATGATTGAAGGCTGTATCAATTTAATCTTTTTATTATTCCGAAAATAGGATCGTGTCCCATAACAGAATTCCTAGCAAACTATCATTCCACTCGTCTTTCACTCAACTTTCTCATCCATAAAAATATATAACAGTTTCTATCTATATATACGCTGTCTCACCTATTTTGTGGATTCTGTTTTACTGTTTGGTAGAGAAGCTGGGATATAACCATAACTTTCACTCTTTAGACGAACGATTACAAGATAGGAAATTTAGAATGTTACTTTTCAATGGTTGGATCTTGATTCATATATGATAGAAAATGCGACGTAGCCCGTTTTAGATGAAGCTATTAGCTGCCGCTACAGCAGAATACTCCGCTTTCCGCGGGCAGCGGAAATCAACATCGCGTGTATATCGAGCAGTTATTAAACCGATGGTTTTTTGTTTAACTATTTTTTTACTTCGCAGCATATATATTATTAGCAACAAAAATAACAAAAGGCACCCTAAAAGAAAAATCCGAACTAATTCGAATGAAAGAAATTCGAACCATAGTTCGGATATTATGATGATTGAAACACATTTGTCCCAGACTCTTGAAAATTATCTATAAATCAATGGATTCTCCTGGTTTCAATGCGATTCCTTTCCCTGGTTTAACCTTACTAGCAAATGCATCGCCATCCTGTTCAATTAACGGAAACGTATTATAATGTACAGGAACGACGTATTTAGCTTTTACCCACTCAGCTGCAATCAGTGCGTCGTCTGGACCCATCGTGAAATTATCTCCTATTGGAAGGAAAGCTAGATCGATATCGTTTAGCTCCCCAATTAATTTGAGATCTGAGAACAATCCAGTATCTCCTGCATGATAGATCGTTTTTCCTTCTGCGAAGAACAGGATCCCTGCAGGCATTCCACCATAAATGACATTTCCTTCTTCATCTGTAAAGGCAGATCCATGAAAGGCTTGCGTCAGCTTCACCCGACCAAAGTCAAAATCATGCGCCCCCCCGATATGTAGAGGATGTGTTTGTAGTCCTCTACTCTCAAAATATACAGCCAATTCGTTAGGGGCAACAACAAGTGCGTTATTGCGCTTGGCAATCTCAATCGTATCGCCCACATGATCGTTGTGCCCATGCGTTAACAAGATCACATCGACTTCCAATGTTTGTGGATCAAGATCTGAGCTTCCGTTTCCCGTAATAAAAGGGTCGATAATAATTTTGTGGTTTTCTGTCTGAATGAGGACAGCAGATTGTCCATGAAAAGAAACTTTCATTTCCCATTCTCCTTTCAAAATTAGATCTACTTCCTTTATACCCAATTAATAGTATTTCCAAGCATTTTCATATAATTGAATAAGAATTGGGTCAATTAGACTATTCACAGGAATCTCTACTTTTTCTCCGTCTGCCTGGATAATTTCAGCATCTTCATCCTTCCCAAAATAAGTCAATCCTTCTAGCATTTTTGTTGTTAAATATCTTGTGTCAACTTGAATTGTTAAATTCTCTACCTCAATAGGATTTCGACTCCCTAATACAAATCCCCAATTTCCAAAGCTTGGAACATCGGTGTGAAAGTTTTCCGTATGCACCCCTGTCGACGCAATCGTATTGGATATAGTCCAATACACGTCTGTCGCAAACACGGGACTTGTTGCTTGTACCATAAATGCACCACCTGGGTTTGTATGGTTTCGAACTAAGGAATAAAACTCCTTCGTGTACAACTTATTTAAACTTTCATTGTTTGGGTCGGGAAGATCAACTAGGATTACATCAAACCACTTCTCGGATTGTTCTAAATATTCAAAGGCATCCATATGAACAACTTGGACCTTTTCATTATCTAGACTCCCTTCATTTAAGTCTAAAAGCCAGCGGTTCTGTTTAGCTAACTGGACGACAGCAGGATCTAAGTCAACAAGCGTGATCGATTCCACGTCCTCGTATTTTAGCGCCTCTTTCGCAGCGACCCCATCTCCTCCCCCTAATATCAACACTTGTTTATGTTCCTCCGCCTGTGCAAAAGTCGGGTGGACAAGAAGTTCGTGATAACGGAATTCATCTATAGAGCTTAACTGCAACTGACCATCTAAATACAGACGGACATCCCCTTCATCTTCCGTCAAAATAATCTTTTGATACTTACTCTCCTCCAAATGAATGATAGGATCCTTGTACAACTTTTGTTCGAACGTAAAGGCCATTTCTTCTCCAAAAATAAAACCCGCTAGCAAGAGTATGACAATAATGGTTCCTACCGAAAAGTGAAGGATAAGCTTCTTGATGTCCTTTCGAAATAACCAAAGTACCACGAGGGCTACCGTTATATTAATAAGGCCGACAAAGAAAGCAGTTTTGACCATTCCTAGATAAGGACGTAGAAAAAAAACAAATAACAACCCTCCAATCAATCCACCAGCATAGTCGGAGAAAAGAACACGGGCTGTACTCCGATTCAAGCTAACACCTAACTCATTTGCTTTTCGAATAAGTATCGGCAATTCAACCCCGGTTAATCCACCAACGATGAACGTTATCAAGTATAAAAATACGGCGTCTGAGCCTGCTGGTGAAAATGCCGTAATCCCAAACATCGCGAAGCTTGAAAAACCACCGATTAATGCAACGAGAAATTCTATGTACACAAACGCAACGATAAGCCTTTTTAGTACCTTTTCACTAAGACTTGCTCCGACTCCCATCCCGGTTAAAAACAATGATATCGTTAACGTGTACTGTTTGACACCATCTCCTAATATATAAGAACCTAATGCACCAAAAAGAACTTCAAAAACGATTCCACAGATGGAAACAATTCCTGAAGCCCAATAAATAAATTTACTTTGATTAACTGCTTGATGATCCATTCCACCACTCCGTTGTATCGTCATTTGCTCTGATAGGAAAAGTCTGGCCCCCTATAGAACCAGACTTATAGTCATTATAATTGTGGCAATTGTTAGGTAATGGATGCCCCAATAACGAAAGCTAAACCGATGGAGACACCTAAAGAAATGACACCTACGGCTATATTATTTTCTTTCAATTTCGATTGAACAGAGAAACCTCGTGTTAGTCCTTCAAAAATAAAATAAGCAATCATCTGGAGAACTACACCATAAGCACCCCATATAATCGTCTCACTAACCGCGACACTGTTATAAATAGCGAAAGATAAAATAATGCAAATTCCGATAATCTTTCCAGAAATGGATAACGCTACAGCTGTATTGCCATTGCTAATTTCTTCCCAATCCTTATATTTTGTAGTAATCCATTCAAAAATAACTAAACCAATAACAACAATGGCAACTGAAATAATAAAATAAACAAACGTTGAAACAAATGGTTCCATTTTACACCCTCCTTATTATTTTCCTGAACCTGGTCCACCACCACGGTAGCCGGACATTCCACGATTTGTTGATGTACCAGTTGTATAGCCACCATAACAACCACCATCTTGGCATTGTCTACGGCGTCTATCCCAATCATCAACATCTAATAATCTACTTAATAAAACATAACTAAAATATGTATTTAAGAAGCTTGGTGAATAATGATTTCGTACAAATTCGTCATTCGCAACTTCAATGATTGTTACATTAGAGTCTTCTTCACTTTGCTTCACGGAAACGAACTGATCAGGATAAGCTAAGATTTGCTGATTATTCTTTATATCACTAATTTCTTCCGGTTTCACTTTTTCTCGTAAAAGTTCTACCATTTCCGGAACTGTGAATCTTCTTGTTGCGTAAATGTTTGCACTTCCGTTATCTGTATCTACTACATCCAATAAGAAAAAGTTATTTGAGATAAGTGCTTCAATGTCATTTGTTGTGGACTGTTTCAGTTGATCTTCTAATTCCGATACAGATGGTTCATCTGGAATATTATCTACAGAAACTTGAGGCTCTGAATCTTCAAATGACATTTGTTGACCACAAGCAGCTAGGAGTGCTAAGCATAGTCCAAGCAATAGAAAAAGAAAGCCTTTCTTCATCACCACAACTCCCTCCTTTCTTTCTATATCAAGTAGGCATAGGAGAGAACCCTTGTCAGAAGCACGACAAGGGTTCTTCTTGCTTACATCCTTACTCTTTGCCTAATTTCTTTTTCAGTGCAGCTAATTCGTCATCAACGCCACTATCTTCCATTGCTTCAAATTCATCATCAAGCGATTTACTAGCTGCCGATAAATCTTCGCTTGTTTCTGCCTCTGCTTCAAACTGCATGACTTTTTCTTCCATTCGTTCAAAACCGCGCTTAGATTCATCATTTCCAATGGAAGACATCGTACGATTAATTTTTGTTTTCGTCTTAGCTGTTTCCGCACGT is from Radiobacillus kanasensis and encodes:
- a CDS encoding DUF350 domain-containing protein, whose product is MEPFVSTFVYFIISVAIVVIGLVIFEWITTKYKDWEEISNGNTAVALSISGKIIGICIILSFAIYNSVAVSETIIWGAYGVVLQMIAYFIFEGLTRGFSVQSKLKENNIAVGVISLGVSIGLAFVIGASIT
- a CDS encoding DHH family phosphoesterase; this translates as MITSILEKIKQYETIIIHRHVRPDPDAFGSQKGLAEIIKGSFPKKKVYLVGDEDPSLSFLAEMDDIEDEVYRDALVIVCDTANQARVSDQRYGKGKEIIKIDHHPNVDPYGDIIWVDTNASSTSELIYELYLVGKEKGFVCTAEAARLLYGGIVGDTGRFLFPSTTSKTFQYAADLVTYDFDRSTLYDGIYTTAQHVAKFKGYILQHIEVSEAGVCAIRIDKDTLEKFGISAMETSQLVGILGDVEGVLSWAFFVEEDELIRVRLRSKGPVINEIAAKYDGGGHPLASGASIYKWEDMDRVLADLEEACKAYQK
- a CDS encoding YtpI family protein, producing the protein MVIFPIIIVLSFVLYIYYKVAIIRTNEPLFQHYYQSKSKICLGIFVFFFGINQYLFYETRLSLFIGILFLVIGGLQAWDGIKRTRFYREQAQSLEAYEE
- a CDS encoding polyamine aminopropyltransferase, translated to MDHQAVNQSKFIYWASGIVSICGIVFEVLFGALGSYILGDGVKQYTLTISLFLTGMGVGASLSEKVLKRLIVAFVYIEFLVALIGGFSSFAMFGITAFSPAGSDAVFLYLITFIVGGLTGVELPILIRKANELGVSLNRSTARVLFSDYAGGLIGGLLFVFFLRPYLGMVKTAFFVGLINITVALVVLWLFRKDIKKLILHFSVGTIIVILLLAGFIFGEEMAFTFEQKLYKDPIIHLEESKYQKIILTEDEGDVRLYLDGQLQLSSIDEFRYHELLVHPTFAQAEEHKQVLILGGGDGVAAKEALKYEDVESITLVDLDPAVVQLAKQNRWLLDLNEGSLDNEKVQVVHMDAFEYLEQSEKWFDVILVDLPDPNNESLNKLYTKEFYSLVRNHTNPGGAFMVQATSPVFATDVYWTISNTIASTGVHTENFHTDVPSFGNWGFVLGSRNPIEVENLTIQVDTRYLTTKMLEGLTYFGKDEDAEIIQADGEKVEIPVNSLIDPILIQLYENAWKYY
- a CDS encoding metal-dependent hydrolase, with the protein product MKVSFHGQSAVLIQTENHKIIIDPFITGNGSSDLDPQTLEVDVILLTHGHNDHVGDTIEIAKRNNALVVAPNELAVYFESRGLQTHPLHIGGAHDFDFGRVKLTQAFHGSAFTDEEGNVIYGGMPAGILFFAEGKTIYHAGDTGLFSDLKLIGELNDIDLAFLPIGDNFTMGPDDALIAAEWVKAKYVVPVHYNTFPLIEQDGDAFASKVKPGKGIALKPGESIDL
- a CDS encoding DUF4247 domain-containing protein, with the translated sequence MKKGFLFLLLGLCLALLAACGQQMSFEDSEPQVSVDNIPDEPSVSELEDQLKQSTTNDIEALISNNFFLLDVVDTDNGSANIYATRRFTVPEMVELLREKVKPEEISDIKNNQQILAYPDQFVSVKQSEEDSNVTIIEVANDEFVRNHYSPSFLNTYFSYVLLSRLLDVDDWDRRRRQCQDGGCYGGYTTGTSTNRGMSGYRGGGPGSGK
- a CDS encoding DRTGG domain-containing protein, which gives rise to MATKHEQILEFIETLTVGNKISVRQIAKELDVSEGTAYRAIKEAENQGLVSTIERVGTIRIERKKKENFENLTFAEIISIVDGQVLGGREGLYKTLNKFVIGAMKLDAMMRYTEKDSLLIIGNRTEAHELALKEGAAVLITGGFDTDEHVKKLADEKKLPIMSTSYDTFTVAAMINRAIYDQLIKKEIVLVEDIYTSLEDAYYVTQGDSLEKWYKLNETTKHSRFPVLDDNHRVIGMITSKDVIDKDRTLTVEKVMTKNPMTVQKETSLAYAAHMMVWEGIEIMPVVDSHHRLAGLISRQDVLKALQHIQRQPQVGETIEDIATSRIEVVQDETHGTVYQAQVTPQMTNQLGSLSYGVFTSFVTEASSRLLRQFKKGNLVVENLSIYFIKPVQLDSRLDIRPRLLEVSRKFAKVDVEVFNEKILVGKALLMAQLIDR